In the Streptomyces sp. cg36 genome, one interval contains:
- a CDS encoding beta-N-acetylglucosaminidase domain-containing protein, translated as MELGRGKRASALAAAVIGGLLGAAPGALAAPLPTPGHSPGHPTADGPSEEAARAALPSVWPRPQSLRRTGAGLRLGDRAALVAAPDADPYAVSALTEVLERAGVTVAGRQLPRSAPVFLVGGSGARDALRALKAPGRGDLPSGGYRIGVGRVGGRGTVALDGVGADGLFHAVQTLRQLLGRDRQGAATVPGVSVRDWPATAVRGTTEGFYGQPWTREQRLAQLDFMGRTKQNRYLYAPGDDPFRQARWRDPYPAARRADFRVLAARAAANHVTLGWAVAPGQEMCLSSDDDLKALLRKTDAMWALGVRAFQLQFQDVSYSEWHCGRDARVFGRGPAAAARAHARVADAVAAHLAERHPGSAPLSLMPTEYYQEGATTYRSALAERLDARVQVAWTGVGVVPRTITGRELAGARDAFGHPLVTMDNYPVNDWAPGRIFLGPYTGREPAVATGSAALLANAMEQASASRIPLFTAADFAWNPQGYQPEASWRAAVADLADGDAPLAEALTALAGNDSSSVLSTAESSCLRPLLDAFWASRAAADPAAGDAAAARLRAAFTVMRRAPDRLAASPALAEEVRPWADRLARYGRAGEVAVDMLRAQAHGDGAGAWRAALALDPLRRAAATGSATVGHGVLDAFLARADRASAAWTGADRAGGEAMVSADAYTVALGRVRPVEAVTVMDGSGAGPSPSVGPGSAPPDWAGAGARPEPPVAGPGPGAPAVPWAEGGALVQVHLPGAGWRSLGPLSADGWTQLGAHGVRADAVRVTGPAAAVRSVRHLVPWFADEPRARLDLARDTADAEIGGAPQRVAAQLTSTRPEDVRGTLSARAPRGIAVTVAGRVAVPRGASVGTVVRVSVAAGTAAGEYRVPVSFSGQERVLTVRAYPRTAGPDLVAGAAASSSGDETPAFPARAAADGDPSTRWSSPARDDAWWQAELPAPSRVGLVVLNWQDACASAYSVQVSRDGRTWRTAAVVRDGAGGREAVRMDARDVRYLRVRGVARATPYGYSLWSVEAYAVAP; from the coding sequence GTGGAGTTGGGGCGCGGAAAGCGGGCTTCGGCCCTCGCGGCGGCCGTGATCGGGGGGCTGCTCGGGGCCGCGCCCGGCGCCCTCGCGGCGCCCCTGCCCACGCCCGGCCACAGCCCCGGACACCCCACCGCCGACGGCCCGTCCGAGGAGGCCGCCCGCGCCGCGCTGCCATCGGTGTGGCCCCGGCCGCAGTCGCTGCGGCGGACCGGCGCCGGGCTGCGCCTGGGCGACCGGGCCGCGCTGGTGGCGGCGCCGGACGCCGACCCCTACGCGGTGAGCGCGCTCACCGAGGTGCTGGAGCGGGCCGGGGTCACCGTCGCCGGCCGCCAACTCCCGCGCTCCGCACCGGTGTTCCTGGTCGGCGGGAGCGGCGCCCGGGACGCGCTGCGGGCCCTGAAGGCCCCCGGACGGGGGGACCTGCCGTCCGGCGGGTACCGGATCGGCGTCGGGCGGGTGGGCGGGCGCGGCACCGTCGCCCTCGACGGCGTCGGCGCGGACGGCCTCTTCCACGCCGTGCAGACGCTGCGCCAACTCCTGGGCCGGGACCGGCAGGGCGCCGCCACCGTGCCCGGGGTGAGCGTGCGCGACTGGCCCGCCACGGCCGTGCGCGGCACGACGGAAGGTTTCTACGGGCAGCCCTGGACGCGTGAACAGCGGCTCGCCCAGCTGGACTTCATGGGCCGCACCAAGCAGAACCGCTATCTGTACGCGCCCGGCGACGACCCCTTCCGCCAGGCCCGCTGGCGCGACCCCTACCCGGCCGCCCGGCGCGCCGACTTCCGGGTGCTGGCCGCGCGCGCCGCCGCCAACCACGTCACGCTCGGCTGGGCGGTGGCGCCGGGGCAGGAGATGTGCCTCTCCTCCGACGACGACCTCAAGGCGCTGCTGCGCAAGACGGACGCGATGTGGGCGCTGGGCGTGCGCGCCTTCCAGCTCCAGTTCCAGGACGTCAGCTACAGCGAGTGGCACTGCGGGCGGGACGCGCGCGTCTTCGGGCGGGGGCCGGCCGCCGCGGCCCGCGCCCACGCGCGCGTGGCCGACGCCGTGGCCGCGCACCTCGCCGAGCGCCATCCCGGCTCGGCACCGCTGTCGCTGATGCCGACCGAGTACTACCAGGAGGGCGCCACCACGTATCGCAGCGCGCTCGCGGAGCGGCTGGACGCGCGCGTGCAGGTCGCCTGGACCGGGGTGGGCGTGGTGCCGCGCACCATCACCGGGCGCGAACTGGCGGGCGCCCGGGACGCGTTCGGGCACCCGCTGGTGACGATGGACAACTACCCGGTCAACGACTGGGCGCCCGGCCGGATCTTCCTCGGCCCCTACACGGGCCGCGAGCCCGCCGTCGCGACCGGCTCGGCCGCGCTGCTCGCCAACGCGATGGAGCAGGCGTCCGCCTCCCGCATCCCGCTGTTCACGGCCGCCGACTTCGCCTGGAACCCGCAGGGATACCAGCCCGAGGCGTCCTGGCGGGCGGCGGTGGCGGACCTCGCGGACGGCGACGCCCCGCTGGCCGAGGCGCTGACCGCGCTGGCCGGGAACGACTCCTCCTCGGTCCTGAGCACGGCCGAGTCCTCCTGTCTGCGCCCGCTCCTGGACGCCTTCTGGGCCTCGCGCGCCGCGGCCGACCCGGCGGCGGGCGACGCCGCGGCGGCGCGGCTGCGGGCCGCGTTCACCGTGATGCGCCGCGCCCCCGACCGGCTCGCCGCCAGTCCGGCGCTCGCCGAGGAGGTGCGCCCCTGGGCCGACCGGCTGGCCCGCTACGGCCGCGCCGGAGAGGTCGCCGTCGACATGCTGCGGGCGCAGGCCCACGGCGACGGCGCGGGCGCCTGGCGCGCGGCCCTCGCCCTGGATCCGCTGCGCCGGGCCGCCGCGACCGGGTCGGCGACCGTGGGCCACGGGGTCCTGGACGCGTTCCTGGCCCGCGCGGACCGGGCGTCGGCGGCCTGGACCGGCGCGGACCGGGCGGGCGGGGAGGCGATGGTGTCGGCGGACGCGTACACGGTGGCGCTCGGCCGGGTGCGCCCGGTGGAGGCGGTGACCGTGATGGACGGTTCGGGCGCCGGTCCGAGCCCCTCGGTGGGCCCGGGTTCGGCTCCCCCGGACTGGGCGGGCGCGGGCGCGCGCCCCGAACCGCCGGTCGCCGGGCCCGGCCCGGGCGCGCCCGCGGTGCCGTGGGCCGAGGGCGGGGCGCTGGTGCAGGTGCATCTGCCCGGGGCGGGCTGGCGCAGTCTGGGGCCGCTGTCGGCGGACGGCTGGACGCAGCTGGGCGCCCATGGCGTGCGCGCGGACGCCGTGCGGGTGACCGGCCCGGCCGCCGCCGTGCGTTCCGTACGGCATCTGGTGCCCTGGTTCGCGGACGAGCCGCGGGCCCGGCTCGATCTCGCCCGGGACACCGCGGACGCGGAGATCGGGGGCGCGCCGCAGCGGGTGGCGGCCCAGCTCACCTCCACGCGCCCCGAGGACGTGCGCGGCACGCTCAGCGCGCGGGCGCCGAGGGGCATCGCCGTCACGGTGGCGGGCCGCGTCGCCGTGCCGCGCGGGGCCTCGGTCGGCACGGTGGTGCGGGTGTCGGTGGCGGCGGGCACGGCGGCCGGGGAGTACCGGGTGCCGGTCTCCTTCTCCGGGCAGGAGCGGGTGCTGACCGTGCGGGCGTATCCGCGTACGGCCGGGCCGGATCTGGTGGCGGGCGCCGCCGCGTCCTCCTCGGGCGACGAGACCCCGGCGTTCCCGGCGCGGGCCGCCGCCGACGGCGACCCGTCGACGCGCTGGTCCTCCCCGGCCCGGGACGACGCCTGGTGGCAGGCCGAGCTGCCCGCGCCCAGCCGGGTCGGTCTGGTGGTCCTGAACTGGCAGGACGCCTGTGCGAGCGCCTACTCCGTCCAGGTCTCGCGGGACGGGCGCACCTGGCGCACCGCGGCGGTGGTGCGGGACGGCGCGGGCGGGCGCGAGGCGGTCCGGATGGACGCCCGGGACGTGCGGTACCTGCGGGTACGGGGCGTGGCGCGGGCCACGCCCTACGGGTACTCGCTGTGGTCGGTGGAGGCGTACGCGGTGGCGCCGTGA
- the malQ gene encoding 4-alpha-glucanotransferase, whose amino-acid sequence MTLARLAALHGVATSYEPSPDHSVPVPPGTVVAVLAALGVDAATPEAVAASLAAAERAEAARLLPPTVVHWHTPDPAPPAAFTALPPGTAVRVETEDGDEARWTTAGPAGETPPWPGLPLGVHRALARTPDGRTARATLVVAPRRAPQPPERSHGFLVQLYSLLSARSWGMGDLGDLAELAGWAGRAVGAGFLQINPLHAAVPGTPTDPSPYRPSSRRFPDPVHLRVEDVPEYAHAGDRRRLDELLRRAGALRRAVLDDGGLIDRDAVWALKREALEELRSVPLGPGRRAAYCDYLARQGQALEDHATWCALAERYGPDWSSWPSALRDPRSPATARARRELIDRVDFHTRLAWLTDTQLAAAQRAARDAGMAVGLVHDLAVGVHPGGADAWADQHTFAQGMSVGAPPDAFNARGQDWGLPPWRPDALAASGYAPFRGLLAHLLRHAGALRIDHVMGLFRLWWVPRGQEPVAGTYVRYDAEAMLAVLVLEAHRAGAVVIGEDLGTVEPGVREELARHGVLGTSVLWFERDWEGTGRPLPATAWREGCVATATTHDLPSTAARLTGEHVGLRHRLGLLTRPLAEEQAEDAAEVGEWLAHLARLGLLPEGARGEEGAVRAVYRFLLRTPARMVGVWLPDAVGDRRPQNLPGTWDQYPNWRLPVAGPDGRPVALEELVASPRLHALMRVFTAPPDPPPKEAGSRTAPPGARLA is encoded by the coding sequence ATGACCCTGGCCCGGCTGGCCGCGCTCCACGGCGTGGCCACGTCGTACGAGCCGTCGCCGGACCACAGCGTTCCGGTCCCGCCCGGCACGGTGGTCGCGGTACTGGCCGCGCTGGGCGTCGACGCGGCCACCCCCGAGGCGGTGGCCGCGTCCCTGGCCGCCGCCGAGCGGGCCGAGGCCGCCCGTCTGCTGCCCCCCACCGTGGTCCACTGGCACACCCCCGACCCCGCCCCGCCCGCCGCCTTCACCGCGCTGCCCCCGGGCACGGCGGTCCGGGTCGAGACCGAGGACGGGGACGAGGCCCGCTGGACGACGGCCGGGCCCGCCGGCGAGACCCCGCCCTGGCCCGGCCTCCCCCTCGGCGTGCACCGCGCCCTCGCCCGCACCCCCGACGGCCGCACCGCCCGCGCCACGCTGGTCGTCGCCCCGCGCCGCGCCCCGCAGCCGCCCGAGCGCAGCCACGGCTTCCTCGTCCAGCTCTACTCGCTGCTCTCCGCCCGCTCCTGGGGCATGGGCGACCTCGGCGACCTGGCCGAGCTGGCGGGCTGGGCCGGGCGGGCCGTCGGCGCCGGATTCCTCCAGATCAACCCGCTGCACGCGGCGGTGCCCGGCACCCCCACCGACCCCTCCCCGTACCGCCCCTCCTCCCGCCGCTTCCCCGACCCGGTCCACCTGCGCGTCGAGGACGTGCCGGAGTACGCGCACGCCGGCGACCGGCGCCGGCTCGACGAACTGCTGCGCCGGGCCGGAGCGCTGCGCCGCGCCGTCCTCGACGACGGCGGGCTGATCGACCGGGACGCCGTGTGGGCGCTCAAGCGCGAGGCGCTGGAAGAGCTGCGGTCGGTGCCGCTGGGCCCCGGGCGCCGGGCCGCCTACTGCGACTACCTGGCACGCCAGGGCCAGGCCCTGGAGGACCACGCCACCTGGTGCGCGCTCGCCGAGCGGTACGGACCGGACTGGAGCTCCTGGCCGTCCGCTCTGCGCGACCCGCGCTCGCCCGCCACCGCCCGCGCCCGGCGCGAGCTGATCGACCGCGTCGACTTCCACACCCGGCTCGCCTGGCTCACCGACACCCAGCTCGCCGCCGCCCAGCGGGCCGCCCGGGACGCCGGGATGGCCGTCGGGCTGGTCCACGACCTCGCGGTCGGGGTGCACCCCGGCGGCGCCGACGCCTGGGCCGACCAGCACACCTTCGCCCAGGGCATGTCGGTCGGCGCGCCCCCCGACGCCTTCAACGCGCGCGGCCAGGACTGGGGGCTGCCGCCCTGGCGCCCGGACGCGCTGGCCGCCTCCGGCTACGCCCCGTTCCGGGGCCTGCTCGCCCATCTGCTGCGGCACGCCGGGGCCCTGCGCATCGACCACGTGATGGGCCTGTTCCGGCTCTGGTGGGTGCCGCGCGGACAGGAGCCGGTGGCGGGCACCTACGTCCGCTACGACGCCGAGGCGATGCTCGCCGTGCTCGTCCTGGAGGCGCACCGGGCGGGCGCCGTGGTGATAGGCGAGGACCTGGGCACGGTCGAGCCGGGCGTGCGCGAGGAGCTCGCCCGGCACGGGGTGCTCGGCACCTCGGTGCTCTGGTTCGAGCGCGACTGGGAGGGCACCGGCCGCCCGCTGCCCGCGACGGCCTGGCGCGAGGGGTGCGTGGCCACCGCCACCACCCACGACCTGCCGTCCACGGCCGCCCGGCTCACCGGCGAGCACGTGGGGCTGCGCCACCGGCTCGGCCTGCTGACCCGCCCGCTCGCCGAGGAGCAGGCCGAGGACGCGGCCGAGGTGGGGGAGTGGCTGGCCCATCTCGCCCGGCTCGGGCTGCTGCCCGAGGGCGCCCGGGGCGAGGAGGGCGCGGTGCGGGCGGTCTACCGCTTCCTGCTGCGCACCCCGGCCCGGATGGTCGGCGTCTGGCTGCCGGACGCGGTGGGCGACCGCCGCCCGCAGAACCTGCCGGGCACCTGGGACCAGTACCCCAACTGGCGGCTGCCGGTGGCCGGTCCCGACGGGCGCCCCGTCGCCCTGGAGGAGCTGGTCGCCTCGCCCCGGCTGCACGCGCTGATGCGGGTCTTCACAGCCCCGCCGGACCCGCCCCCGAAGGAGGCCGGGTCCCGTACGGCACCCCCGGGCGCGCGCCTCGCCTAG
- a CDS encoding MarR family winged helix-turn-helix transcriptional regulator has protein sequence MTAATPQDPVDAITAQWAAVRPDLDTVPMAVYGRIYRISKAMGDRIEKVYNRFGISRGEFDVLATLRRSGEPYTLSPRELSATLMLTTGGMTGRLDKLEKAGLLGRSPDPHDRRGLRVTLTDKGRAIVDESVTAGLEMQHAFLDGVLDDAEAEQLNGLLRKLLAAH, from the coding sequence ATGACTGCAGCCACCCCCCAGGACCCCGTCGACGCCATCACCGCGCAGTGGGCGGCGGTCCGGCCGGACCTCGACACCGTCCCGATGGCCGTCTACGGCCGCATCTACCGGATCTCCAAGGCGATGGGCGACCGGATCGAGAAGGTGTACAACCGGTTCGGGATCTCACGCGGCGAGTTCGACGTCCTCGCCACCCTGCGCCGCTCCGGCGAGCCCTACACGCTCTCGCCGCGCGAACTGTCGGCGACGCTGATGCTCACCACCGGCGGGATGACCGGGCGGCTGGACAAGCTGGAGAAGGCCGGGCTGCTCGGCCGCAGCCCGGACCCGCACGACCGGCGCGGGCTGCGCGTCACCCTCACCGACAAGGGCCGCGCCATCGTCGACGAGTCGGTGACGGCGGGCCTGGAGATGCAGCACGCCTTCCTGGACGGCGTCCTCGACGACGCGGAGGCCGAGCAGCTCAACGGGCTGCTGCGCAAGCTGCTCGCGGCCCACTGA